A window of Paraburkholderia bryophila contains these coding sequences:
- the ppk2 gene encoding polyphosphate kinase 2, with protein sequence MKEQDPRPEAEMLAERQRRFEEDLIDAYDEELEMEVDDRIIDGAEGFTPEHREARKMYFRELFRLQGELVKLQDWIVQTGHRLVVIFEGRDAAGKGGAIKRITQRLNPRVCRVAALPAPNNRERTQWYFQRYVSHLPAGGEMVLFDRSWYNRAGVERVMNFCSDEEYEEFFRSVPEFEKMLARSGVQILKYWFSITDEEQEIRFQNRIHDPLKQWKLSPMDLESRRRWEAYTQAKEVMLQRSHIPEAPWWVVQAVDKKRARLNCIHHLLSQMPYHEVEHPTIELPARVHNDEYSRQPVPTSMIVPELY encoded by the coding sequence ATGAAAGAGCAGGATCCGAGACCTGAAGCTGAAATGCTCGCAGAGCGGCAACGCCGTTTCGAGGAAGACCTCATCGACGCTTACGACGAAGAGCTCGAAATGGAAGTCGACGACCGCATTATCGACGGCGCGGAGGGCTTCACGCCTGAGCATCGCGAAGCCCGCAAGATGTACTTCCGCGAGTTGTTCCGTTTGCAGGGCGAGCTCGTCAAACTGCAGGACTGGATCGTGCAGACCGGCCATCGCCTCGTGGTGATTTTCGAAGGACGCGACGCGGCCGGCAAGGGCGGTGCGATCAAACGCATCACGCAGCGCCTCAATCCGCGCGTGTGCCGCGTGGCCGCGTTGCCCGCGCCGAATAACCGCGAACGCACGCAGTGGTATTTCCAGCGTTACGTTTCGCATCTGCCGGCAGGCGGTGAAATGGTGCTGTTCGACCGTAGCTGGTACAACCGTGCGGGTGTCGAGCGCGTGATGAATTTTTGCAGCGACGAAGAATACGAAGAGTTCTTCCGCTCGGTGCCGGAATTCGAAAAGATGCTGGCGCGCAGTGGCGTGCAGATTCTCAAATACTGGTTTTCGATTACCGACGAAGAGCAGGAAATCCGCTTCCAGAACCGCATTCACGATCCGCTGAAGCAGTGGAAACTGAGCCCGATGGATCTGGAAAGCCGCCGTCGCTGGGAGGCGTACACGCAGGCGAAAGAAGTGATGCTGCAGCGCTCGCATATTCCCGAGGCGCCGTGGTGGGTCGTGCAGGCGGTCGACAAGAAGCGCGCGCGCCTGAACTGCATTCATCATTTGCTGAGCCAGATGCCGTATCACGAGGTTGAGCATCCCACGATCGAACTGCCGGCGCGGGTTCATAACGACGAATACAGCCGCCAGCCGGTGCCGACGTCGATGATCGTGCCCGAGCTTTACTAA